The DNA sequence ATCACTTCCGCGGATTTACCTTTTCCGTGGGCACGCACCTCAACCGCCTGTCCGACTTCATCACCGGCAACAAACGCCCCCTCTTCGGCGGCCTCTGCGTGGCTTTTGTGGTCGGCATCGTCTCATCCACTCTCTTTACAATCTGGCTGGGCTATCGCATTGGCGGATACAATTTCTCGCCAAACTGGCTCATCATTCGCGCGGGCATAGGCGGATATCAAAATTCCGTCAACGCGATCATATCGCCACAGCCGATGGAAGAGATCGACTACTGGTTCTTTCTCATCGGCGCATTTGCCATGTACGCACTGTTATTCCTGCGATACCAATTCACCTGGTGGCCCCTGCACCCCATTGGCCTCGCCCTATCGGGCACCGGACTCGCCCGCCTCACCAGCTTCACTATCTTTGTCGCCTGGCTCATCAAATTCACATTATTGCGCATTGGCGGAGCGCCCTTTTACCGCCGCTCAAAGCCGTTTTTCATCGGCATGCTCGTGGCCTATGTCCTGTCAACCGCCCTGGGCCTCGTCGTAGATGCAATCTGGTTCATGCCCCAGGGCCACACCGTTCACAAATGGTATTGAACGAAACTATTGCTGTATCTATATCCCGTCGAGATTTATTCCCTTGCTTTCAGATATGCGCTTGGCTAATTTATGTCATCTTGTCATCGTTTAATTTTACTTTATACACTTGTGGGCTTGTGAAGAGGGATAGATGTGTGGTATTTCCAAGAATATCAAAGTAAAAACGGTCGGCTTCCTGTCTCTGATTGGTATCAGAGATTATCTCCGAACAACAAATCGCGCCTTAAACGGTTTTTGCGTATTGTAAAACAACTTACTCAACCTCAAAGACCTTACTTTGACAAATTTCAAGCACTGCACGAAGCGCGTTGGCCCGGTGAACACCGCGTACCACACCGAATATTCTGTTACTTTCCATCGTTAAGACGAGTAATATTTTTGTGTGGTTTTACTCATAAAGACAACATATATAAACCACCAAACGCATATAAGACAGCGGTAACACGTCACTCCGAAATACAAAGAGGAGAAGCTCATGAACTTGAATTCAAGCTCTGAACTTTGGGAAGAACTGCAAGATAAGGAATATCGGGAAGGTTACGTCGAGGGACAGTTTGATATTGAAGTACCTTTCCAAATCCGAGCACTTCGGAGGGCGAGAGGGTGGACACAAGCGGATCTTGCAAAGTACAGTGGCATTCCCGAGAGCCATATAGCCGAATTGGAGGACCCTGATAGTGGCCCACCATCAGTACAAATATTGCACAAACTTTGTGCTGCATTTGATGTGGGACTACTCGTTCAATTTGTCTCATTCAGCGAGTTAGTTCGCCGAGAGTCAGAATTTGATCCAGAAACCTTTAACGTTGTAAGCTTTTCAGATGACAATATCAATACAGAGCCGCAAACTGCGGCTATATCTACAATGGTGCCATAGGGACGCACTCAAACCAGTAGCCGGGTTCTGAGGAATAATCTCAGACGTTGGTAAATAAGGCAGACTTGTTCGCACGGATCATCAAACCGCGACCTCGCCTGCCTTTTTTATAAAGGTTAGTAGCCTTAATTTTATTTGGAAGAAGTTGTCTTTTTATGTATGATAGCATTTGATTTTTGGATTGTACGATCTCTTTGAAAGGACCCTCCATGTATCGTCGCATCGGATGGTTGGCATTGATCGGGATTGCTGTATTTGGGTTTGGCGCGGTCATCACAGGACCCGATACGGTTGACCCATTGCTACGTAATGTGCTGGGATTGCAAACACCCGAACCCGTAGAACCAGCCCCAGTGCCGGGAGCCGAAGTCGTAGCTGATCGCGTAAAACGCAAAATCACAGAAGCAGAAGTGCGCGCATTAATGGCGACCTTTACCCAGTATAAATCCCGCGTACCCGGCTATCCAGGCCACGATGCCGCCGCGCAATTTATCGAACAACGCTTCCGAGCACTCGGCTTAAAAAATGTAGAAACAGAAACCTACGGCGTAACTTCACCTGTAGATGAAGGCAGCCAATTAACCATCGTCTCATCCGGCGAAGTCTTTCCGCTATCCGGATTATGGCCAAACCTGGTAAAAACCTCCACCTTACCACCGGGCGGCGTACGAACGCGCCTGATCGACGGAGGCGACGGCGAATTTAAAGCTTATGACGGCAAAGAAGTGGAAAACACCGTCGTCCTCCTGAACTTCAACACCTGGAACAAATGGCTCAACGCCGCAGTTCTCGGCGCAAAACAAATCATCTTCATCGCGCCAGATACCACATCCTATACACAGGCCGAAACAAAATTTTTGCAAGTACCCAACAGCGTAGAGCGATACTGGATCGACCGCGAAAACGGGGGAAAATTGCGCGCGCTCCTATCAGACCAGGGCGAAATAGAAGTACAACTCGAATCCCGGATGCCCTGGAAGAAAGACGACGTCGCCAACGTACTGGGCTGGGTTGAAGGATCGGACCCAAAAATGAGCAAAAAAATCGTCGTCATCAACGCCTACTACGACGCCATGTCTGTCGTACCCGCACAGGCACCCGGCGCTGAAATGGCGTGTGGCATCGTCGCACTCATGCGTCTGGCCGAATATTTTCAAGCACATCGCCCCAAATACACCGTCCTCTTCCTCGCATCGTCCGCACACCACCTGGGCTTCCGGGGCATCTGCGACTTTCTGAACCGGCACTCGCGCAAAGAAAAGCACTTTGCCGCACTCATGACCGAACCCATTGACATCGACCTGTTCATCGGGCTGGACCTCTCCAGCCAGACAGACGAAATGGGCGTATCGACCCAGACCGCCGGGTTTGGCGTCAACACCGCGGTCAATTATTTTTCCACGCGATTTTTTGCCACATTTAGCAAATCCTTTGTACGCTATGCAACCGCCATTGCCGAAGGCATGGGCGTGCCGTCAAAAGACGTCATGGTCGATGGGATCAATCCCAAAGGCGGCATGACCTGGGACATGTACATCCCCGG is a window from the Gemmatimonadota bacterium genome containing:
- a CDS encoding helix-turn-helix transcriptional regulator gives rise to the protein MNLNSSSELWEELQDKEYREGYVEGQFDIEVPFQIRALRRARGWTQADLAKYSGIPESHIAELEDPDSGPPSVQILHKLCAAFDVGLLVQFVSFSELVRRESEFDPETFNVVSFSDDNINTEPQTAAISTMVP